From a region of the Paenibacillus lutimineralis genome:
- a CDS encoding BrxA/BrxB family bacilliredoxin, translated as MSMSYDQYMREMIQPMRDELTTLGIKELRTPEEVEAALPTATGTALVVVNSVCGCAAGQCRPGVAQALQNELLPDQLFTVFAGQDKEATAKAREYFAPYAPSSPSIALMKDGELVHFIERHQIEDRSAAEIAADLTSAFDRFCK; from the coding sequence ATGTCAATGTCATATGATCAATATATGAGAGAAATGATTCAACCAATGCGTGATGAGCTGACAACCTTGGGTATTAAGGAGCTTAGAACTCCTGAGGAAGTAGAAGCAGCATTGCCAACAGCTACAGGAACTGCGCTGGTTGTAGTGAACTCGGTGTGTGGTTGTGCAGCTGGACAATGCCGTCCGGGTGTAGCCCAAGCTCTGCAGAATGAGCTGCTTCCAGATCAGTTGTTCACCGTATTTGCTGGTCAAGATAAGGAAGCGACTGCCAAAGCGCGGGAATACTTTGCGCCTTACGCTCCGTCTTCGCCATCCATCGCCCTGATGAAAGATGGGGAGCTTGTACATTTTATCGAGCGTCATCAGATCGAGGATCGTTCCGCAGCAGAGATCGCTGCTGATTTGACGAGTGCGTTCGATCGTTTTTGCAAATAA
- the acpS gene encoding holo-ACP synthase, whose product MRKKGTLLIYGVGHDVVEIERIRQMLDSSAGDKFAWRILTSAEYELPGRVKRPAEFLAGRFAAKEAVSKAFGCGIGKTLGFKDIEVVPDANGKPSVYLQPEAWERLGLSAPDRYVVHISITHERQLASAFAVVERMS is encoded by the coding sequence ATGAGGAAGAAGGGAACCCTGTTGATATATGGAGTCGGCCATGATGTGGTTGAAATCGAACGAATCAGACAGATGCTGGACAGTAGTGCCGGAGACAAGTTCGCTTGGCGGATACTGACATCTGCTGAATATGAACTGCCGGGCAGGGTTAAGCGCCCTGCTGAATTTCTTGCCGGCCGCTTTGCGGCCAAAGAAGCGGTCAGTAAAGCTTTTGGCTGCGGGATTGGCAAGACGCTTGGATTTAAGGATATCGAGGTTGTGCCGGATGCAAACGGCAAGCCGTCGGTATATTTGCAGCCTGAGGCTTGGGAACGTCTCGGATTATCTGCTCCAGATCGTTATGTGGTGCATATCAGCATTACGCATGAGCGCCAACTGGCCTCCGCCTTCGCCGTGGTGGAGAGAATGAGTTAA
- a CDS encoding ABC transporter permease: MNKISSSTRAGSLFRRRWLDYIRHQTGVLRTAFDGVVLLYIGIPGLLLLGRVYYGLWQDVLPSWLTGLPFQAVPVALILLTLLLGGLVLYIEAADVLFLKQHPKWVREIMLRATSLALVQRLVVILLEAVLLLPLLWRVYGMGSKEIIILFVLTYTMNAVYLLLSNLLAVVFTGLRRTLLGVGGTGSLLASYIIGVLCIELRPEISVIILLCYILVSVWLIGRRVSLQGRFERAIREEERQRTKLTGMILQPSVERPVKTRPRPWLFRRSGHLIRQRQVHDRVTEAAVKSFFRGREVLLYVQFTIYGFTAVFLPPYPVNLLVYIGLILLLFQWMNSQRRAFYQVKLLAILPKDENLEFICAPKTMRLLLFPAILVITAGLCMNLFTPGWGLLAAIPLGPAVSLLAVPVLWRFFSMSSRRRKV; encoded by the coding sequence ATGAACAAAATAAGCTCATCCACTCGAGCCGGATCGTTGTTCAGAAGACGCTGGCTTGACTATATTCGCCATCAAACCGGTGTACTGCGTACGGCTTTTGATGGAGTGGTTCTATTATATATCGGTATTCCGGGACTTTTACTGCTTGGGAGAGTTTATTATGGTTTATGGCAGGACGTGTTGCCGAGCTGGCTGACTGGTTTGCCGTTCCAAGCTGTGCCTGTGGCATTAATCCTCCTGACACTGCTGCTAGGCGGACTCGTCTTGTATATTGAAGCGGCTGATGTTCTATTTCTGAAGCAGCATCCTAAATGGGTGCGGGAGATTATGCTGCGTGCCACCTCACTGGCGCTGGTGCAACGGCTGGTCGTCATTCTACTCGAAGCAGTCTTGCTGCTGCCCCTGTTATGGCGTGTTTACGGGATGGGGAGCAAAGAAATAATTATTCTATTTGTACTTACATATACCATGAATGCTGTATACCTACTTTTATCCAATCTGCTCGCTGTTGTATTCACGGGCCTCAGACGAACCCTCTTGGGGGTTGGTGGTACCGGATCGCTCTTAGCAAGCTATATTATCGGTGTGCTGTGTATAGAATTACGGCCTGAGATTAGCGTTATTATACTGCTGTGTTACATTCTGGTCTCCGTCTGGTTGATTGGACGAAGAGTATCGCTCCAGGGGCGGTTTGAGAGGGCTATCCGTGAGGAGGAACGGCAACGGACGAAGCTGACCGGAATGATTCTGCAGCCATCTGTTGAACGGCCCGTTAAGACAAGGCCACGTCCGTGGCTGTTCCGCCGTAGCGGACATCTTATCCGTCAACGGCAGGTACACGATCGCGTTACGGAGGCAGCGGTTAAGTCCTTCTTCCGCGGCCGCGAAGTTCTATTATATGTGCAATTCACGATATACGGATTTACGGCTGTATTCTTGCCACCTTACCCAGTCAATCTATTGGTATATATCGGCCTGATCCTGTTATTGTTCCAATGGATGAATTCGCAGCGACGTGCTTTCTATCAGGTAAAATTACTGGCCATATTACCGAAGGACGAGAATTTGGAATTTATATGTGCGCCCAAGACAATGAGGCTGCTGTTATTTCCAGCGATTCTCGTCATTACGGCAGGGCTTTGCATGAATCTGTTCACGCCTGGATGGGGGCTGCTGGCAGCCATTCCACTGGGCCCAGCCGTATCCTTGCTGGCTGTACCTGTTCTATGGCGTTTCTTCTCCATGAGCTCAAGGCGCAGAAAAGTGTAA
- a CDS encoding RidA family protein: MTQQERKTIATPEAPGAIGPYSQAVQFGNLLITSGQLGMNTAGEFPPTAAEQTRQSLSNVKAILEAAGYGMEHVIKTTVFLHDMNDFQAVNEVYATFFTEPYPARSAVQVAKLPKNGLVEIEVIAIK; the protein is encoded by the coding sequence ATGACACAACAAGAGAGAAAAACAATCGCTACCCCTGAGGCGCCAGGTGCAATCGGACCATATTCCCAAGCAGTTCAATTCGGCAACCTGCTGATCACTTCAGGACAGCTTGGCATGAATACCGCCGGTGAATTTCCGCCAACCGCTGCGGAGCAGACAAGACAATCTTTGTCCAACGTAAAGGCGATCCTGGAAGCGGCGGGCTATGGTATGGAGCATGTAATTAAGACAACCGTATTCCTGCATGATATGAATGATTTTCAGGCAGTAAATGAAGTTTACGCGACATTCTTCACGGAGCCGTATCCGGCACGGAGCGCCGTACAGGTTGCTAAGCTGCCGAAGAACGGACTTGTAGAAATCGAAGTTATCGCCATAAAATAA
- a CDS encoding ABC transporter ATP-binding protein, producing MADTLLEVNIEEAGYDGNHSTIEQVEFAVKSGQLTGLIGPNGAGKSTTIKAIMGLLTEVKGTISFTKAGNHYAYIPEQPVYYETLTLWEHLSLASAVYGVDETVLEREGNALLERFRMTEVKHHLPDGFSKGMRQKMMLMIGFLIRPDIYIVDEPFVGLDPRATRDFLALLEEERRRGAGVLMCTHVLDTAERICDDFVLLSNGRIVVSGELGDIRRAASLPEGTLFDCFNALT from the coding sequence GTGGCGGATACTTTGCTCGAGGTAAATATTGAAGAGGCTGGATATGACGGTAATCATTCTACGATTGAACAAGTCGAATTTGCGGTCAAATCCGGTCAGCTCACGGGCTTGATCGGCCCCAACGGGGCGGGCAAAAGCACCACGATTAAGGCTATTATGGGATTGCTCACAGAAGTGAAGGGAACCATTAGCTTTACGAAAGCAGGGAACCATTATGCATACATACCGGAGCAGCCGGTCTACTACGAGACGTTAACGCTCTGGGAGCATCTAAGTCTCGCCTCGGCGGTCTATGGGGTTGACGAGACGGTGTTGGAGAGAGAAGGAAACGCGCTGTTGGAACGGTTCCGTATGACTGAAGTCAAACATCATCTGCCAGACGGCTTCTCCAAAGGCATGCGGCAGAAGATGATGCTGATGATCGGTTTTCTGATTCGTCCCGATATCTATATTGTAGACGAGCCCTTTGTCGGGCTGGATCCCAGAGCTACAAGGGACTTCCTCGCGCTGCTTGAGGAAGAACGGCGCCGCGGTGCAGGCGTGCTAATGTGTACGCATGTGCTTGATACGGCTGAGCGAATATGTGATGACTTCGTTCTTCTATCGAACGGAAGGATCGTGGTGAGCGGGGAATTGGGTGATATCCGCCGCGCGGCCTCCTTGCCAGAGGGAACACTGTTCGATTGCTTCAATGCCTTGACTTAA
- a CDS encoding NAD(P)/FAD-dependent oxidoreductase, whose product MSKYEVIVIGGGPSGLMASIAAVKQGASVALVDKGDKLGRKLGISGGGRCNVTNVKEIDELIQYIPGGGRFLYSAFSLFSNRDIIAFFENLGIALKEEDNGRMFPVSDKAKTVVDALVGKARSLGVKLLTHHPVQEVMFVENGVQGVKLTTGEQIEAKCVIIATGGKSVPHTGSTGDGYPWATAAGHTITELYPTEVPIVSKEPFITDRSLQGLSLRNVKLSVLNAKGKAVVAHQGDMIFTHFGLSGPIALRCSGFIRGVKRKSGSSEVKLALDLFPEMSQAGLDAYLRGLLTDEPKKTLKNVLKGTIPERLLPILFERAGLSGETTYEHLPKEPWLEFTAVLKSFSILVTGTRPFEEAFVTGGGVHLKEVSPQTMESKLMPGLFFCGEVLDIHGYTGGYNITAAFATGYTAGHHAGLLAQGH is encoded by the coding sequence ATGAGCAAATATGAAGTAATCGTAATTGGAGGAGGCCCCTCAGGGCTTATGGCATCGATTGCCGCTGTGAAACAGGGTGCTTCCGTTGCCCTGGTCGATAAAGGAGATAAGCTCGGGAGAAAGCTAGGCATCTCTGGTGGTGGTCGCTGCAACGTGACGAATGTCAAGGAAATTGATGAATTGATTCAGTACATTCCTGGGGGCGGAAGATTTCTCTACAGCGCCTTCTCCTTGTTCAGCAATCGTGACATCATCGCCTTCTTTGAGAATTTGGGAATTGCACTGAAGGAAGAAGACAACGGACGGATGTTCCCTGTATCGGATAAGGCTAAGACCGTCGTCGATGCACTGGTCGGCAAGGCCAGATCATTAGGAGTAAAGCTTCTTACACATCATCCGGTTCAAGAGGTAATGTTCGTGGAGAACGGGGTTCAGGGGGTCAAGCTCACAACGGGTGAACAAATAGAAGCCAAATGCGTAATTATAGCTACCGGCGGAAAATCTGTCCCGCATACCGGTTCAACGGGGGATGGCTATCCATGGGCTACCGCGGCAGGCCATACGATTACTGAATTATATCCGACCGAGGTACCCATCGTCTCCAAAGAGCCTTTTATTACGGATCGAAGCCTGCAAGGGTTGTCGCTACGTAATGTGAAGCTCTCGGTGCTTAATGCTAAAGGCAAAGCGGTCGTCGCGCATCAAGGCGATATGATCTTCACCCACTTCGGCTTGTCCGGGCCAATCGCCCTGCGCTGCAGCGGCTTCATCCGCGGCGTCAAGCGAAAGAGCGGCAGCAGCGAGGTGAAGCTTGCGCTTGATCTGTTCCCCGAGATGTCTCAAGCCGGATTGGATGCCTATTTACGCGGACTCCTCACGGATGAACCTAAAAAAACGCTAAAAAATGTGCTCAAAGGTACGATTCCAGAGCGGCTGCTTCCCATTCTGTTTGAACGAGCCGGTCTTTCCGGGGAGACGACCTATGAACACTTGCCTAAGGAACCTTGGCTTGAATTTACAGCTGTCCTAAAAAGCTTCAGTATCCTGGTCACAGGTACCCGTCCCTTTGAAGAAGCCTTCGTCACTGGCGGAGGAGTTCATCTTAAGGAGGTCAGCCCGCAGACGATGGAATCCAAGCTTATGCCAGGACTGTTCTTCTGTGGTGAGGTGCTCGATATCCATGGCTATACCGGTGGATATAATATAACGGCTGCTTTCGCCACCGGGTACACCGCTGGGCACCATGCCGGCCTGCTGGCGCAAGGCCACTGA
- a CDS encoding two-component system sensor histidine kinase NtrB, translating to MVEFREILLQFLIACLPAFLFPLLYEKTSRIPQPNGRQAYQTAYSMGLTYTCTFSMLLCSLFPSYVWNGIPINFGILPLFALMLYGKLREGIILAVLYLLLYPLYAVRFTVLEFLLETGVFLYPFVLLNANYFKRIGRRGKVAVLTVIFAIGEMVITVSPYIIEETKVELGAIVTIIANILVSVLAGSLFVHIIETTMEKEKLREQVMHLSRKYFREAETLQQMMDAAPLSITLLDQKGRIVSVNDAFLQFYRLSRPSGTRDDLIRKEMEKVMQGLDFEIIASRAEQTLEGNVKTSEILQSADRVFYATTSPITKMHTNENIGAVIIVQDITELEALRMELNHVERLGLVGQMAASITHEIRNPMAVVRGFLQLMREKSPASLEHYYRIVMEELDRANGIINDFLSLAQNRVVKMELYRLHEIISELTPLLWADANLRGQSIEVRLDENAPLLMLNHKEIKQLILNLGRNAMEAMGEKGKLTLEMKLQPDGVELYVTDTGPGIPTAQKERLFEPFFTTKSKGTGLGLSLCLSIMERHGGRINVESEEGLGTTFIVFFPFVSERIEA from the coding sequence ATGGTTGAATTCAGGGAGATTCTACTGCAATTCCTGATCGCTTGTCTGCCTGCTTTTTTGTTCCCACTTCTGTATGAGAAAACTTCTAGAATTCCTCAGCCCAATGGCCGCCAAGCTTATCAGACGGCTTACTCCATGGGATTGACATATACATGCACCTTCAGCATGCTGCTATGCTCATTATTCCCTAGCTATGTATGGAATGGGATCCCGATTAACTTCGGGATATTGCCGCTCTTCGCGCTCATGCTGTACGGCAAACTGAGGGAAGGGATCATCCTTGCCGTTCTGTATTTACTGCTCTATCCGCTCTATGCCGTAAGGTTTACGGTTCTGGAGTTTCTGCTTGAGACAGGGGTGTTCCTCTATCCCTTTGTACTATTAAACGCTAATTATTTCAAGAGAATTGGCCGCCGCGGCAAAGTGGCTGTATTAACGGTTATCTTTGCTATCGGAGAGATGGTTATCACCGTATCACCCTATATTATAGAAGAAACAAAGGTTGAGCTTGGCGCGATCGTAACGATTATTGCCAATATTCTGGTATCCGTACTGGCTGGAAGCTTGTTCGTACATATAATAGAGACGACGATGGAGAAGGAGAAGCTGCGTGAGCAGGTCATGCATTTATCGAGGAAATATTTCCGTGAGGCGGAGACGCTACAGCAGATGATGGATGCTGCACCGCTAAGTATCACTCTGCTGGATCAAAAAGGGAGAATTGTGTCCGTTAACGATGCATTTCTTCAATTTTACCGTCTAAGCCGTCCCAGTGGGACCCGTGATGACTTGATCCGAAAGGAGATGGAGAAGGTCATGCAGGGCCTCGATTTTGAAATCATCGCCTCCCGGGCAGAGCAGACGCTGGAGGGGAACGTCAAAACATCGGAAATCTTGCAAAGCGCTGACCGCGTCTTCTACGCGACCACCTCCCCAATTACGAAGATGCATACAAATGAGAACATCGGGGCCGTCATTATCGTACAGGATATAACTGAGCTGGAGGCGCTGCGGATGGAATTAAATCATGTGGAGCGTCTTGGTCTGGTTGGTCAAATGGCAGCGAGTATTACGCATGAAATCAGAAATCCGATGGCCGTCGTTCGCGGTTTTCTGCAATTGATGCGGGAGAAAAGCCCGGCTTCATTAGAGCATTATTACCGCATTGTGATGGAGGAGTTGGACCGGGCTAACGGAATAATTAATGACTTCCTATCACTTGCTCAGAATCGGGTTGTCAAGATGGAACTGTATAGATTGCATGAGATCATCTCGGAGCTGACTCCTCTATTGTGGGCGGATGCCAACCTGCGGGGGCAGAGCATTGAGGTGCGCCTCGACGAGAACGCGCCGCTTCTTATGCTTAATCATAAAGAGATCAAGCAGCTCATTCTCAACCTTGGTCGCAATGCCATGGAGGCGATGGGAGAGAAGGGCAAATTAACGCTGGAAATGAAGCTTCAGCCAGATGGCGTTGAACTGTATGTTACGGATACGGGTCCAGGAATTCCAACTGCACAGAAGGAGAGACTGTTCGAACCATTCTTCACGACGAAGAGCAAGGGGACAGGCCTGGGTCTGTCGCTATGCCTAAGCATTATGGAGCGGCATGGCGGAAGAATCAACGTTGAATCGGAAGAAGGGTTGGGAACGACATTTATCGTGTTTTTCCCATTTGTTTCCGAACGGATCGAGGCTTAG
- a CDS encoding AraC family transcriptional regulator, whose amino-acid sequence MNNHNLVLQSIDYIEEHLEQDLSLKGIAQAMFYSEYHFHRTFQYFMGETVSNYIRKRRLSNAAELLAYTDRKVLDIAIECGFGSHETFTRAFRKMYGILPSDCRKQGFPPFVVPRAVPLLSEESITLNWSDYRMQHRIETLPAMRIIGFSLATSTIDGQNHKEIPVFWQDYMREQWRERVPGKKNPNVELGVCTAIDEDGSFRYIIGFEADNETAVPEGLVEYFIPEATYAIFTTPPADHEQFSTAIQETWGAIFRDWFPTSGYEQAYAPDFEWYDERCWGETDKVMDIYIPVQPAAGRQA is encoded by the coding sequence ATGAACAATCACAACCTTGTCTTACAAAGTATCGACTATATCGAGGAACATCTGGAACAAGATCTTAGCTTAAAAGGAATCGCCCAAGCGATGTTTTACTCGGAGTACCATTTCCACCGCACCTTCCAGTATTTTATGGGCGAAACCGTATCGAATTATATTCGCAAACGGCGCCTGTCCAATGCCGCTGAACTGCTGGCCTATACGGACCGTAAAGTGCTGGATATTGCGATCGAATGCGGCTTCGGTTCTCATGAGACCTTCACCCGTGCGTTCCGCAAAATGTACGGCATATTGCCTTCAGACTGCCGTAAGCAAGGCTTTCCACCTTTTGTCGTTCCAAGAGCAGTCCCCCTGCTGTCGGAAGAATCTATTACATTGAATTGGAGTGATTATCGTATGCAACACCGTATTGAGACATTGCCCGCAATGAGAATTATTGGCTTCTCGCTGGCTACGTCAACGATTGATGGCCAGAATCATAAGGAAATACCTGTATTTTGGCAGGACTATATGCGCGAGCAATGGAGAGAGCGCGTTCCCGGCAAGAAAAATCCTAATGTCGAGCTTGGCGTATGCACCGCCATCGATGAAGACGGCTCCTTCCGTTATATTATCGGCTTTGAAGCAGATAACGAAACCGCCGTACCGGAAGGATTAGTCGAGTACTTTATCCCTGAAGCAACTTACGCGATCTTCACCACGCCTCCTGCGGATCATGAGCAATTCAGCACAGCCATCCAAGAGACATGGGGGGCAATCTTCCGCGATTGGTTCCCTACCTCCGGGTACGAGCAAGCCTATGCGCCCGATTTCGAATGGTACGACGAACGCTGCTGGGGCGAGACAGATAAGGTGATGGACATTTACATCCCTGTTCAGCCAGCCGCTGGCCGTCAAGCATAA